In one window of Flavobacterium ginsengisoli DNA:
- a CDS encoding DUF4365 domain-containing protein, whose amino-acid sequence MQIKKYKLSNIGENFGSNLIASLFDGEIQRETLSGEGSAALDFQLKYKNFFDISVKQIGVQIKTGNSYTEWLKTKKCYSLRNIDPEHIEKWKKNNQSVIILWVNPKKKIEVYWKFIKPTSSSDFLYLTNNNLLRPHSIFEIDRLFTLSQKKSKNGIPLITLKQFTTLADVKKWSKKEYSRIKGEVSTPFGIISLSGYAWKHLIRKNRNVTHIFDSLLLLRNVKTILNFYPDQIQTISPDNNPENLNKHNNNILSQKRVLFIYRNVNFNDKKGCTVYIRMKETIIYPKNWRENFFAKDKLQYKLTLESIYRKT is encoded by the coding sequence GAAACTTTAAGTGGTGAAGGATCAGCAGCACTGGACTTTCAACTAAAGTATAAAAATTTTTTTGATATTAGCGTAAAACAAATTGGTGTTCAAATAAAAACGGGAAATTCTTATACTGAATGGCTAAAAACTAAGAAGTGCTATTCTCTTAGAAACATCGATCCAGAGCATATTGAAAAATGGAAAAAAAATAATCAAAGTGTTATTATATTATGGGTCAATCCAAAGAAAAAAATTGAAGTCTATTGGAAATTTATAAAACCTACGAGTTCTTCTGATTTTTTATATCTAACAAATAATAATTTACTTCGTCCACATTCTATTTTTGAAATCGATAGATTATTTACATTATCACAAAAAAAGAGTAAAAATGGAATTCCCTTAATTACCCTAAAACAATTTACAACTTTAGCAGATGTAAAAAAATGGTCTAAAAAAGAATACTCCAGAATTAAAGGTGAAGTTTCAACTCCTTTTGGAATAATTAGTCTTAGTGGGTATGCATGGAAGCATTTAATTCGAAAAAATCGAAATGTAACTCATATATTTGACAGTCTTTTACTATTGAGAAATGTCAAAACTATTTTAAATTTCTATCCAGATCAAATCCAGACAATTTCTCCTGACAATAATCCTGAAAATCTTAATAAGCATAATAATAACATTTTAAGCCAAAAAAGGGTTTTGTTTATTTATAGAAACGTTAATTTCAATGATAAAAAGGGGTGTACAGTTTATATTAGGATGAAAGAAACTATAATTTATCCCAAAAATTGGAGAGAAAACTTTTTTGCAAAAGATAAATTACAATACAAATTGACTTTAGAAAGCATTTATAGAAAAACCTAA
- a CDS encoding helix-turn-helix domain-containing protein, whose protein sequence is MKRERKSEIPEVVKELGIKIKDVIEDNKLKTREVAHDAEMDVENLRKYLKGSQEMKVSTLFKIAQALKIHPSELIKDL, encoded by the coding sequence ATGAAAAGAGAAAGAAAAAGTGAAATTCCCGAAGTTGTAAAAGAACTGGGAATTAAGATAAAAGATGTGATTGAGGATAATAAATTAAAGACAAGAGAAGTTGCCCATGACGCTGAGATGGATGTGGAAAATTTAAGAAAATACCTTAAAGGTTCACAAGAAATGAAAGTAAGCACTTTATTTAAAATTGCTCAAGCTTTAAAAATTCACCCAAGCGAATTAATTAAGGATTTGTAA
- a CDS encoding transposase produces MKKTRANYDRDFKLKAVFLSYENRNSAQTARDLQIDKNLLSLWRKEYKKHGTGCFPGYGNLTLTSEEKKIYYLEKQIKDVDLKFEIIRNASKYICLGKPFIFHFMAENEKKYSIKLMCRTLDVNRGTYRTWKRGLLTETQKWRINLKNEIKSIFSASKETYGCHRIVIELQKSGYFLSHTTVLRCMRELGIYVSIRKNNLAIKQQQNITNP; encoded by the coding sequence ATGAAAAAGACCAGAGCAAATTATGACCGCGATTTCAAATTAAAGGCAGTCTTCTTAAGTTATGAAAATCGAAATTCGGCTCAAACGGCGAGAGATTTGCAAATAGATAAAAATCTTCTTTCTCTTTGGCGAAAAGAGTATAAAAAACATGGAACAGGATGTTTTCCTGGGTATGGGAATCTAACTTTAACTTCTGAAGAGAAGAAAATTTACTATCTCGAAAAACAAATTAAAGATGTGGATTTAAAGTTTGAAATCATTAGAAATGCCAGTAAATATATTTGCCTCGGAAAACCTTTCATTTTTCATTTTATGGCAGAAAATGAAAAAAAATATTCAATAAAATTAATGTGCAGAACATTAGATGTAAATAGAGGTACCTACCGCACATGGAAACGAGGTTTGCTTACAGAAACTCAAAAATGGCGTATAAACTTAAAAAATGAAATTAAGTCTATTTTTTCTGCTTCTAAAGAAACTTATGGTTGCCATCGTATTGTTATAGAACTACAAAAATCAGGGTATTTTTTATCACATACAACTGTGCTAAGATGTATGAGAGAATTAGGCATATACGTCTCAATACGAAAAAATAATTTAGCAATAAAGCAACAACAAAATATTACAAATCCTTAA
- a CDS encoding IS3 family transposase, translating to MNENVRHYDPIFKENAVLLSYIRKTVSETAEELGINPKMLSKWRSAYLKFGKGSFLGVGIKRVYYENKEIYELEKKLADSQLRLEILEKGLKYMNQGKHVICNFIHQNRDKYPLYTMFEVLGASHSTYYLWTKQPFSKREIRVNLLKKEIDSIFFEFKQYKGVILITRELNNRGFKISEAQVSFWMKELGLRSKVKKKFKVTTDSKHNLCIASNLLKRQFKVDEPCKVWVSDITYIQIKRRFSYLTVVMDLYDRKIVGWHLSCELSTKVTTLPAFEKAIINRPIRDGLIFHSDKGSQYASKLFTNKLAEYNCKPSMNRTADSLDNAVMESFFNTLKREVIYKQKRLLTTGELKIVILEYIENWYNKKRIHSSLNYKTIEEFNNYNL from the coding sequence ATGAATGAAAATGTTAGACATTACGACCCAATCTTCAAAGAGAATGCAGTTCTATTAAGCTATATAAGAAAGACCGTTTCAGAAACTGCAGAAGAATTAGGCATTAATCCTAAAATGCTTTCTAAATGGCGTAGCGCTTACCTAAAGTTTGGTAAAGGGAGTTTTCTAGGAGTAGGTATTAAAAGAGTATATTACGAAAACAAGGAAATCTATGAATTAGAAAAAAAGCTTGCAGATTCTCAACTGCGGTTAGAAATACTGGAGAAAGGTCTTAAATATATGAATCAAGGCAAACATGTAATTTGTAATTTCATACATCAGAATAGAGATAAATATCCTTTATATACAATGTTTGAGGTCTTAGGAGCTTCACATTCAACCTATTATTTATGGACAAAACAACCTTTTTCAAAAAGAGAAATCCGCGTTAATCTGCTTAAAAAAGAAATAGATTCTATATTTTTTGAATTCAAGCAGTATAAAGGAGTTATATTAATTACAAGAGAACTTAATAATCGAGGATTTAAAATTTCTGAAGCACAGGTATCGTTTTGGATGAAAGAGCTTGGTTTGAGGAGTAAAGTAAAAAAGAAATTCAAAGTTACAACTGATTCAAAGCATAATTTATGTATTGCTTCCAACTTATTAAAAAGACAGTTTAAAGTAGATGAACCTTGTAAAGTTTGGGTTTCAGATATTACTTATATTCAAATAAAGAGAAGGTTTTCATATCTCACTGTTGTTATGGATTTGTATGATAGAAAAATAGTAGGATGGCATTTGAGTTGTGAACTTTCTACTAAGGTTACAACTTTACCTGCTTTTGAAAAAGCAATAATTAATCGTCCTATTAGAGACGGATTAATATTCCATTCTGATAAAGGATCTCAGTATGCGAGTAAATTGTTTACTAATAAATTAGCTGAATATAATTGCAAACCTAGTATGAACAGAACAGCAGACAGTTTAGATAATGCTGTTATGGAAAGTTTTTTTAATACTTTAAAGAGAGAAGTAATTTATAAACAGAAGAGATTACTAACAACAGGTGAATTGAAAATCGTTATACTTGAATATATAGAAAACTGGTATAATAAAAAAAGAATACATTCCAGCCTTAATTACAAGACAATCGAGGAATTTAATAATTATAATTTATGA
- a CDS encoding DoxX family membrane protein: MKGLIKLGRLFYGIGIIALGVHQLIIKDFRSEILSPFPAWAHQYPAFSILTGIVLILAGIIISGIVTIKFIDTRKVCLYLGFAFLVAFVVSHLPFIFIFNTDKTNATQIWINAIEELTYSGGAFVLAGSYSANKSESKFDKFLEKLIPVGRIFYSLLMLLFGLSHFLFAEFVSTMVPKWLPGTMFWTYFVGVALICSGISIIFKLWIKPISLLLALMLLLFVLFFHIQDAVANPTIGGGNEIVRAIIALLFCGIALVIALTNDSKKELLTSEAI; encoded by the coding sequence ATGAAAGGACTTATTAAACTCGGCCGTTTATTTTACGGTATCGGCATTATTGCTTTGGGAGTACATCAGCTTATTATTAAAGATTTTCGATCAGAAATTTTATCACCTTTTCCCGCTTGGGCGCATCAATATCCTGCGTTTTCTATCCTTACCGGAATTGTTTTAATATTGGCAGGAATTATTATTTCGGGAATTGTTACCATTAAATTTATCGATACTAGAAAAGTCTGTCTTTATTTAGGTTTTGCTTTTCTTGTCGCTTTTGTTGTTTCGCATCTTCCGTTTATTTTCATTTTTAATACCGACAAAACCAACGCCACACAAATCTGGATCAACGCCATTGAGGAACTAACGTATAGCGGCGGAGCGTTTGTATTGGCGGGTTCGTATAGTGCGAACAAAAGCGAAAGCAAATTCGACAAATTTCTAGAAAAACTTATTCCTGTTGGGCGAATTTTCTATTCGCTTTTAATGCTTTTGTTTGGATTAAGCCATTTTCTTTTTGCTGAGTTTGTGTCTACAATGGTTCCGAAATGGTTGCCTGGAACTATGTTTTGGACTTATTTTGTAGGCGTTGCACTTATTTGTTCGGGCATTTCGATAATTTTCAAGCTTTGGATAAAACCTATTTCGCTTCTTTTGGCTTTAATGCTTTTACTTTTTGTACTTTTCTTCCATATTCAAGATGCGGTTGCAAACCCAACTATAGGGGGCGGAAATGAAATTGTACGCGCCATTATCGCTTTACTTTTCTGCGGCATTGCATTGGTAATTGCATTAACAAATGATTCTAAAAAAGAGCTTTTAACTTCAGAAGCAATTTAA
- a CDS encoding GreA/GreB family elongation factor, giving the protein MSQNIILTTGTYDLIKDHIRRKKVTIEEEELLLNQLKNASQVLRKNLPEDIVSINRRVTYKDHNKNEEKTILLVGPENVKVSKNKISVLSDEGIAMVGYKEGDIIEWPAKKGNLKLEILKVQEV; this is encoded by the coding sequence ATGTCACAAAATATAATTTTAACAACAGGAACATACGATTTAATTAAAGACCATATTAGAAGAAAAAAAGTAACAATAGAGGAAGAAGAATTGTTATTGAATCAATTAAAAAACGCTTCTCAAGTATTGCGAAAAAACTTGCCGGAAGATATTGTTTCGATAAACCGAAGAGTTACATACAAAGACCACAATAAAAATGAAGAAAAAACAATTCTTTTAGTTGGTCCAGAAAATGTAAAAGTAAGTAAAAACAAAATTTCTGTTCTTTCAGACGAAGGAATTGCAATGGTAGGCTACAAAGAAGGCGATATTATCGAATGGCCTGCTAAAAAAGGGAATCTGAAACTAGAGATTCTTAAAGTACAAGAGGTGTAA
- a CDS encoding SRPBCC family protein → MENFDWTSFTKKIAVRAELSDIYNAWTKAEELEKWFLEKVSFFDGNQEPLSKGKNAEKDNMYEWLWYLYDDSMKGKIVSANGKDQLQFTFEGNCLVDINLSEKEDYTIVELRHHNIPTDDSSKQYIRLGCSNGWHFYLTNLKSVYEGGLDLRNKDSNLNPMINN, encoded by the coding sequence ATGGAAAATTTCGATTGGACTTCTTTTACAAAGAAAATAGCCGTAAGAGCCGAACTGTCTGACATTTACAATGCTTGGACAAAAGCTGAAGAACTTGAAAAATGGTTTCTTGAAAAGGTATCTTTTTTTGATGGTAATCAAGAACCTTTAAGCAAAGGCAAAAATGCAGAAAAAGATAATATGTATGAATGGCTTTGGTATTTGTATGATGATTCTATGAAAGGAAAAATCGTATCTGCCAACGGAAAAGATCAATTGCAATTTACGTTTGAAGGAAATTGTCTTGTAGACATCAATTTAAGCGAAAAAGAAGATTATACGATTGTAGAACTTCGCCATCATAATATTCCAACAGATGATTCTTCTAAACAATACATTAGATTAGGCTGTTCAAACGGCTGGCATTTTTATCTCACTAATCTTAAATCGGTTTACGAAGGTGGATTGGATTTGAGAAATAAGGACAGTAATTTGAATCCAATGATTAATAATTAA
- a CDS encoding copper resistance protein NlpE N-terminal domain-containing protein has protein sequence MKVLITFFLLVFNLTLFAQSNQFAGEYSRSLSEKEKHTIEYKLTLNPDGTFVFHSYSKLQDGNPTEDNKYGKGKWSAKDNLITFSANKKEDLDSKYTLDFNNSTARFITKNSRDKSDKVVKTKLQFLKSEIFWMNSIDVFKL, from the coding sequence ATGAAAGTACTAATTACATTTTTTCTCTTAGTTTTCAATCTAACTTTATTTGCACAATCCAATCAATTTGCTGGCGAATATTCTCGTTCACTTTCTGAGAAAGAAAAACATACAATCGAATATAAATTAACTTTAAATCCAGACGGAACTTTTGTATTTCATTCGTATTCAAAATTACAAGACGGAAATCCAACGGAAGACAATAAATATGGAAAAGGAAAATGGAGTGCAAAAGACAATCTGATTACTTTTTCGGCAAACAAAAAAGAAGATTTAGACTCAAAATATACTCTAGATTTTAATAATTCGACAGCTCGATTTATTACCAAAAATTCGAGAGATAAAAGTGATAAAGTTGTTAAAACAAAACTTCAGTTTTTAAAATCAGAAATTTTCTGGATGAATAGCATAGACGTTTTTAAATTGTAA
- a CDS encoding lysozyme inhibitor LprI family protein, whose protein sequence is MKKVLVLSFMFLSIVAFSQNKKENSIDALESKCLNKENISNTDMCNCTIQARESWDKELNKYYNLLKTKLPKEAFETLKESQKQWLAYRDKEYAFISKYFYEVQQGTMWYAVAENRKKDIVKTRAREMEEYYKMFEY, encoded by the coding sequence ATGAAAAAAGTACTTGTTTTAAGTTTTATGTTTCTATCAATCGTTGCGTTTTCACAAAACAAAAAAGAAAACTCAATAGATGCCCTAGAATCAAAATGTCTTAATAAAGAAAATATTTCTAATACAGACATGTGCAATTGTACTATTCAAGCTCGCGAATCTTGGGACAAAGAATTGAATAAATATTATAATTTACTAAAAACGAAACTTCCAAAAGAAGCTTTTGAAACTTTAAAGGAGTCTCAAAAACAATGGCTTGCTTATCGCGATAAAGAATATGCTTTTATTTCAAAATACTTTTACGAAGTACAACAAGGAACCATGTGGTATGCCGTTGCCGAAAACAGAAAGAAAGATATTGTAAAAACGAGAGCGCGAGAAATGGAAGAATATTATAAAATGTTTGAGTATTAA
- a CDS encoding carboxypeptidase-like regulatory domain-containing protein gives MKTYFIIEFLELKKAKKILFLFFALTFLFSSCSKDDDTSTAPTLPDKAIGTVTGTVKDDNAILAGATIILKQTEREDINTVVGTDGTFVFENIPPGNVVLVASFPLHASKTTQIVVEAGKTIHIPIILTGDDTTLTFIPDAKFEEILIKLGYDAGPVNGSVPTYKIVSVKNLNLNDSGVADLTGLQDFKALERFSCSNIYGTSVIKLTSIDVSKNTALKFLDVSFNKIAVLDISKNTALESLRV, from the coding sequence ATGAAGACCTATTTTATCATTGAATTTTTGGAGTTAAAAAAAGCAAAGAAAATTTTATTCTTATTTTTTGCTTTAACCTTTTTATTTTCGTCATGCAGTAAAGATGATGATACTTCTACTGCGCCAACATTACCAGATAAGGCTATTGGTACAGTTACAGGAACGGTAAAAGATGATAATGCGATTCTTGCTGGCGCTACAATAATTTTAAAACAAACAGAGAGGGAAGATATAAATACAGTTGTTGGAACTGATGGAACTTTTGTCTTCGAAAATATTCCTCCTGGCAATGTTGTTCTTGTTGCTTCTTTTCCGTTACATGCAAGTAAAACTACTCAGATTGTTGTTGAAGCTGGTAAAACAATTCATATACCAATTATTTTGACTGGTGATGATACGACTTTGACATTTATACCAGATGCTAAATTTGAAGAGATACTTATAAAATTAGGATATGATGCTGGTCCTGTTAACGGAAGTGTCCCAACGTATAAAATTGTATCAGTTAAGAATTTAAATTTAAATGATTCTGGTGTAGCGGATTTAACAGGACTTCAGGATTTCAAAGCTTTGGAACGTTTCTCATGTTCTAATATATATGGTACTTCGGTTATAAAACTAACCTCAATAGATGTGTCGAAAAACACAGCATTAAAATTCCTTGATGTTTCATTTAATAAGATAGCTGTTTTAGATATCTCTAAAAATACTGCTTTAGAAAGTCTGCGAGTTTAG
- a CDS encoding DUF6265 family protein — protein sequence MPKKETIEKDKIKKADWLIGNWENTSQEGVLSENWQKLNDSTFSASSYFIKGKDTLHFETIVLAQIGETLTYKATVKGQNEDQPVFFPSTSESDKQFVFENPKHDYPQKITYTKGTNNTLTAEISGNLNGKPSSEKFVMTKK from the coding sequence TTGCCAAAAAAAGAAACCATTGAAAAAGACAAAATCAAAAAAGCCGACTGGTTAATCGGGAATTGGGAAAATACTTCTCAAGAAGGTGTTTTGTCTGAAAACTGGCAAAAGTTAAACGACAGTACTTTTAGCGCTTCTTCTTATTTTATTAAAGGAAAAGACACGCTTCATTTTGAAACTATTGTTTTGGCGCAAATAGGCGAAACACTTACTTACAAAGCAACAGTAAAAGGTCAAAACGAAGATCAGCCTGTTTTCTTTCCTTCTACTTCTGAATCAGATAAACAATTTGTTTTCGAAAATCCGAAACACGATTATCCTCAAAAAATTACTTATACAAAAGGCACGAACAATACTTTGACGGCAGAGATTTCTGGAAATTTGAATGGAAAACCGAGTTCTGAGAAGTTTGTTATGACGAAGAAATAA
- a CDS encoding DUF6265 family protein yields MNHEIKQHFISDTYNFSNVLFLQKEVKTETPVKTYPKLAKAKWFIGEWGNKSAEGELTERWKKENDSVYLGESYFVVGQNDTVFSEHVRLEETNGKLSYIVTVPGQNKELPVSFEMTSTTDNQITFENPKHDYPNKIIYNLVEKDSLIAEISGLKNGKPNTERFIMAKK; encoded by the coding sequence ATGAATCATGAAATTAAACAGCATTTTATTTCCGACACTTATAACTTTAGTAATGTTCTCTTCTTGCAAAAAGAAGTCAAAACCGAAACTCCTGTAAAAACCTACCCTAAACTTGCAAAAGCAAAATGGTTTATTGGAGAATGGGGAAATAAATCGGCTGAAGGCGAACTTACCGAACGCTGGAAAAAAGAAAATGATTCGGTTTATTTAGGAGAATCTTATTTTGTGGTGGGACAAAACGACACCGTTTTTTCAGAACATGTTCGTCTTGAAGAAACCAATGGAAAATTGTCTTACATAGTAACAGTTCCTGGTCAGAATAAAGAATTGCCTGTTAGCTTTGAAATGACCTCAACGACAGATAATCAAATAACTTTTGAAAACCCAAAACACGATTATCCGAATAAAATCATTTACAATCTGGTAGAAAAAGACTCCTTAATCGCAGAAATTTCAGGACTGAAAAATGGCAAACCCAATACTGAAAGATTTATTATGGCAAAGAAATAA
- a CDS encoding MFS transporter — MVIILLFFGASRNIFNLSINAQSLEVQKLYPKSIITRFHAVWSIAVFSGAGLGYVMVTQHIAPSHHLLGVSIFMLALTACFYPMSIHNEPVPVKKKFFSMPEKNLVKFSLICFVSMACENTMYDWSGIYFENILKASPKLTSAAFVFFASAVTLGRIFGDYGVMKFGTKKILLYSGILITAGFGLCFILPYAYPTIFGYVLIGFGVSCVVPLVFSIAGRSSNLSSGSALTSISTIGYLGFLLVPPMVGFISEYLSMKWAFLIMALLGILMIFMVNKIGENE, encoded by the coding sequence TTGGTAATTATACTTTTATTTTTTGGAGCTTCTCGTAATATTTTCAATTTATCTATAAATGCGCAGTCTCTGGAAGTCCAGAAATTGTATCCAAAGTCTATTATAACACGTTTTCATGCTGTTTGGAGTATTGCTGTTTTTTCGGGAGCAGGATTGGGGTATGTAATGGTAACACAGCACATTGCACCGTCACATCATTTATTGGGAGTGAGTATTTTTATGCTTGCGCTTACGGCTTGTTTTTACCCAATGAGTATTCACAACGAACCTGTTCCGGTTAAGAAGAAGTTTTTCTCGATGCCAGAAAAAAATCTAGTAAAATTTTCACTGATTTGCTTTGTTTCTATGGCTTGCGAAAACACCATGTACGATTGGAGTGGAATTTATTTCGAAAACATATTAAAAGCTTCTCCAAAATTAACCAGCGCCGCATTTGTATTTTTCGCTTCTGCAGTTACGTTAGGACGTATTTTTGGGGATTATGGTGTAATGAAATTTGGAACTAAAAAAATCCTGCTTTACAGCGGAATATTAATAACAGCTGGTTTTGGACTTTGTTTTATTTTGCCTTATGCTTACCCAACTATTTTCGGTTACGTTTTAATCGGATTTGGGGTTTCTTGTGTAGTTCCGCTAGTGTTTAGCATTGCTGGAAGATCTTCAAATTTAAGTAGTGGTTCTGCCTTAACTTCAATATCAACAATTGGTTATTTAGGATTTTTGCTGGTTCCGCCAATGGTTGGTTTTATTTCCGAATATCTAAGTATGAAATGGGCATTTCTTATTATGGCGCTTCTTGGAATTCTAATGATTTTTATGGTGAATAAGATCGGGGAGAATGAATAA
- a CDS encoding TonB-dependent receptor, with product MNYLSLKTSRFLFSISFLFSFLSIFAQQNHGKIKGTITTSDGDVAAGVNIILKNTKYGTVSNDDGTFDFNKVKANSYTLQVSLTGYETLETEITVTENETSTVNLQLKVSNKELKEVVISSPKSIMSKKTDYVARMPLKNLENPQVYSVIHKELLLDQVAVDVRSAVQNSPGAVPVTYPSGGVGVTFRGFTTGINARNGMETATNRSSTDLANVERIEVLKGPSGTLFGSTISSFGGVVNLVTKKPFETAATEVSYTMGSYNLNRFTADINTPLKKDKSVLFRLNAAVNREKSFLDFGFNNTFAFTPSLTYKASDKLTFNIDAEYISSNNTRRTYHRYDPKSGITNPGDLMVGYRKSLFYDDNDAKTSANKVFTQAEYQISEKLEIDYSILFYGRKCRTRLPNLYSLANSILSGKKSW from the coding sequence ATGAATTACCTCAGTTTGAAAACTTCGCGTTTTCTATTTTCTATCAGTTTTTTATTTTCGTTCTTATCAATTTTTGCTCAACAAAATCACGGAAAAATTAAAGGAACCATAACTACCTCAGACGGCGATGTTGCGGCGGGAGTAAATATTATTCTTAAAAACACAAAATATGGCACCGTTTCTAATGATGATGGTACTTTTGATTTTAATAAAGTAAAAGCCAATTCTTATACATTACAAGTATCTTTAACTGGTTATGAAACTCTAGAAACTGAAATTACAGTTACTGAAAACGAAACCTCAACAGTCAATTTACAACTAAAAGTTTCTAATAAAGAATTAAAAGAAGTTGTTATTAGCAGTCCGAAAAGCATTATGTCTAAAAAAACAGACTACGTTGCCAGAATGCCTCTTAAAAATCTTGAAAATCCGCAAGTATATAGTGTAATCCATAAAGAACTTTTGTTAGATCAAGTTGCTGTAGATGTTAGAAGTGCAGTACAAAACTCTCCTGGCGCAGTTCCTGTTACTTATCCTTCTGGTGGAGTTGGCGTAACTTTTAGAGGTTTTACTACAGGAATTAATGCTAGAAACGGAATGGAAACTGCTACAAATCGTTCTTCTACAGACCTTGCCAATGTCGAAAGAATTGAAGTTCTAAAAGGTCCATCAGGAACTTTATTTGGATCAACTATTTCATCTTTTGGAGGTGTAGTGAACTTGGTAACTAAAAAACCTTTTGAAACCGCAGCCACAGAAGTTTCTTATACTATGGGAAGCTATAACTTAAATCGTTTTACTGCAGATATCAATACGCCTTTAAAGAAAGATAAAAGTGTTTTATTTCGACTAAATGCAGCAGTTAACAGAGAAAAAAGTTTCTTAGATTTTGGCTTCAATAATACTTTTGCCTTCACACCAAGTTTAACTTATAAGGCAAGCGACAAACTTACTTTCAATATTGACGCAGAATATATTAGCTCAAACAACACAAGACGTACTTATCATAGATACGATCCTAAATCAGGAATTACAAATCCTGGAGATTTGATGGTAGGCTACAGAAAATCATTATTTTATGATGACAATGATGCTAAAACTTCGGCAAATAAAGTTTTCACTCAAGCAGAATATCAAATATCTGAAAAACTGGAAATCGACTACTCTATTCTCTTTTATGGGAGAAAATGTAGAACGCGACTACCAAACTTATACTCTTTGGCTAACTCCATACTTAGCGGCAAGAAGAGTTGGTAA
- a CDS encoding TonB-dependent siderophore receptor, with protein sequence MKNWKSTTLFSFMGENVERDYQTYTLWLTPYLAARRVGNWGPIYNNYTNIQENINGQFKTGSIKHKLLVGVNYSFNKNSFSSGITAYIDTVDVRMPFDPMRRKTVDATLKQTAYPTDGDQTFSIYASDVVNFTDRLSAMLSLRMDNYKRKEVEGTEAYNQTAWSPKLGLVYQVVKDQVSLFANYMNGFQNSPPATQPDATKLILDPVYAVQYEAGVKAEAFNKKLSATLSYYNITIDNAIRYDSNGFAFQDGVQKSKGLDFELIANPINGLNIIGGYAYNENRIEESGAIAPGAPKNVANFWATYALQNTVKGLGAGFGLNYVGKSYLFEDNIFYMPSYTTANATVFYDQPTWRIGLKFNNISSERYWDFYGNSQALSNFLVNLTLKF encoded by the coding sequence CTGAAAAACTGGAAATCGACTACTCTATTCTCTTTTATGGGAGAAAATGTAGAACGCGACTACCAAACTTATACTCTTTGGCTAACTCCATACTTAGCGGCAAGAAGAGTTGGTAACTGGGGACCTATTTACAATAACTACACTAATATTCAGGAAAATATAAACGGTCAATTTAAAACAGGAAGCATCAAACATAAACTTTTGGTAGGTGTAAATTACAGTTTTAATAAAAACAGCTTCTCTTCTGGAATTACAGCTTATATTGATACGGTTGATGTTAGAATGCCTTTTGATCCGATGAGAAGAAAAACGGTTGATGCAACATTAAAACAAACTGCTTATCCTACTGATGGCGACCAGACTTTTAGCATTTATGCTTCTGATGTAGTTAATTTTACGGATAGATTATCTGCAATGTTAAGTTTACGTATGGACAATTATAAACGTAAAGAAGTTGAAGGTACTGAAGCTTATAACCAGACTGCATGGTCTCCAAAATTAGGTTTGGTTTATCAGGTTGTAAAAGATCAAGTTTCTCTTTTTGCAAATTACATGAACGGATTCCAAAATTCACCTCCTGCAACACAGCCAGATGCAACAAAATTGATTTTAGATCCTGTTTATGCTGTACAATATGAAGCAGGTGTAAAAGCAGAAGCATTTAATAAAAAATTAAGTGCTACTTTAAGCTATTATAATATTACTATTGATAATGCAATTCGATACGATTCAAATGGTTTTGCATTTCAAGATGGAGTTCAAAAAAGCAAAGGTTTAGATTTTGAGTTAATAGCCAATCCAATAAACGGATTAAATATTATTGGAGGATATGCATACAATGAAAATCGCATCGAAGAGTCAGGAGCAATAGCACCTGGAGCTCCAAAAAATGTAGCTAACTTTTGGGCAACTTATGCTTTGCAAAATACGGTTAAAGGTTTAGGTGCTGGTTTTGGGTTAAATTATGTTGGAAAAAGCTATCTATTTGAAGACAATATTTTCTACATGCCATCTTATACAACAGCAAATGCAACAGTTTTTTACGATCAACCGACTTGGAGAATTGGTTTAAAATTCAACAACATTTCTAGTGAAAGATATTGGGATTTTTACGGAAATTCTCAAGCATTGTCAAACTTCTTAGTGAATCTAACATTGAAATTCTAA